Proteins co-encoded in one Holophagales bacterium genomic window:
- the folK gene encoding 2-amino-4-hydroxy-6-hydroxymethyldihydropteridine diphosphokinase — MDLPAAVAIGLGGNVGSPEAAFALALAGLARHVEGLTCSPFYLTAPVGGPPQPDFLNAVATGRTFLSPLGLLELLKRLEAEAGRPDSGEPNGPRPLDLDLLLYGDLQTELPGLVVPHPRLVARRFVLAPLADLVPDLVVPGAGRTVASLLASAPPARVERLAPSSS, encoded by the coding sequence ATTGACCTTCCCGCCGCGGTGGCCATCGGCCTGGGAGGAAACGTCGGTTCGCCGGAAGCTGCATTCGCCCTCGCACTTGCGGGCCTTGCGCGTCACGTGGAGGGCCTCACCTGCTCCCCCTTCTACCTCACGGCGCCCGTGGGCGGGCCGCCCCAGCCCGACTTCCTGAACGCCGTGGCCACGGGCCGGACCTTTCTCAGTCCCCTCGGTCTTCTCGAGCTCCTGAAACGCCTGGAGGCGGAGGCGGGGCGGCCGGATTCCGGCGAACCGAACGGCCCGCGGCCTCTCGACCTCGACCTTCTCCTCTACGGCGACCTGCAGACCGAGCTTCCGGGGCTGGTCGTCCCGCATCCGCGCCTCGTGGCACGTCGGTTCGTCCTCGCCCCGCTCGCCGACCTCGTCCCCGACCTCGTCGTCCCGGGCGCCGGACGCACCGTCGCGAGCCTTCTGGCTTCGGCTCCGCCCGCGCGGGTCGAGCGCCTGGCGCCCTCCTCGTCCTGA
- a CDS encoding TIGR02300 family protein: MPDLGLKHECFRCGTKFYDLRRTPVLCPKCGTDQKDAPPRDTSPAALIAARRAKRDEFADPDLFERNRDEEDIGIEPEDPAAKAALDDEELPLGEGPTLEAGETESDDDY, translated from the coding sequence ATGCCCGATCTTGGTCTGAAACACGAGTGCTTCCGCTGCGGGACGAAGTTCTACGACCTGAGGAGGACGCCCGTCCTCTGCCCGAAGTGCGGAACCGACCAGAAGGACGCCCCGCCGCGCGACACGTCGCCGGCGGCGCTCATCGCCGCCCGGCGCGCCAAGCGCGACGAGTTTGCCGATCCGGACCTCTTCGAGCGCAACCGCGACGAAGAGGACATCGGGATCGAACCCGAGGACCCGGCCGCCAAGGCCGCCCTCGACGACGAGGAGCTTCCGCTGGGCGAGGGGCCCACGCTCGAGGCCGGCGAGACGGAGAGCGACGACGACTATTGA
- the tgt gene encoding tRNA guanosine(34) transglycosylase Tgt: protein MRFDLLAVDGIARRGRVVLDHGSVDTPAFMPVGTAGTVKAARWSDVETAGAEIVLANTYHLMLRPGGDLIRDLGGLHRFVGWQRPILTDSGGFQVMSLAANRKLSEEGVLFRSHIDGSPHLLTPERAARLQLGDFGVDVAMVLDECTPYPATRDQAARSMELTHRWARRGRDAFLGLQGDGGRGAQFGIVQGGMFADLRRESAAAVAAIGFEGVACGGVSVGEPKEEMRAIVEATGPILPADRPRYLMGVGHPLDILHAVANGFDLFDCVLPTRAARHGLAYTSEGKVVIKHARYRTDPAPLDPACACPTCRTASRAYLRHLFNLGEPTAATLLTVHNLTAILDLMRGIREALAARRFEAFAAEAVRRLDFGKDTR from the coding sequence CTGAGATTCGACCTCCTCGCCGTGGACGGGATCGCACGGCGCGGAAGGGTGGTGCTCGACCACGGAAGCGTCGACACGCCCGCGTTCATGCCCGTGGGCACCGCCGGCACGGTCAAGGCGGCCCGGTGGAGCGACGTCGAGACGGCGGGCGCCGAGATCGTCCTCGCGAACACCTACCACCTGATGCTCCGGCCGGGGGGAGACCTGATCCGCGATCTCGGCGGACTGCACCGGTTCGTCGGATGGCAGCGGCCGATCCTGACCGACTCGGGCGGCTTCCAGGTGATGTCGCTGGCCGCGAACCGCAAGCTCTCGGAGGAGGGGGTCCTCTTCCGGAGCCACATCGACGGCAGCCCGCACCTCCTGACGCCGGAGCGGGCGGCCCGGCTGCAGCTCGGGGATTTCGGCGTCGACGTCGCGATGGTGCTCGACGAATGCACGCCGTACCCGGCGACGAGGGACCAGGCGGCGCGGTCGATGGAGCTGACCCACCGGTGGGCGCGACGGGGCCGGGACGCCTTCCTCGGCCTGCAAGGTGACGGGGGGCGGGGCGCTCAGTTCGGCATCGTCCAGGGAGGCATGTTCGCCGACCTGCGTCGCGAGAGCGCCGCGGCCGTGGCCGCCATCGGCTTCGAGGGGGTCGCGTGCGGAGGCGTCTCGGTCGGCGAGCCGAAGGAAGAGATGCGGGCCATCGTCGAGGCCACGGGACCGATTCTGCCGGCCGACCGACCGCGCTACCTCATGGGCGTCGGGCACCCTCTCGACATCCTCCACGCCGTCGCGAACGGCTTCGACCTCTTCGATTGCGTGCTCCCGACGCGGGCGGCCCGTCACGGCCTCGCTTACACCTCGGAGGGGAAGGTCGTGATCAAGCACGCGCGGTACCGGACCGACCCCGCGCCTCTCGACCCGGCCTGCGCGTGCCCGACCTGCCGAACGGCCTCGAGGGCGTACCTCAGGCACCTCTTCAACCTCGGCGAGCCGACGGCGGCCACCCTGCTGACGGTCCACAACCTGACGGCCATCCTTGACTTGATGCGGGGAATCCGTGAGGCTCTCGCGGCACGACGCTTCGAGGCGTTCGCGGCCGAGGCCGTGCGGCGACTCGATTTCGGGAAGGACACGCGATGA
- the yajC gene encoding preprotein translocase subunit YajC, with protein sequence MNPISLLQAAPAAPSMKDGLLQMVPFLLIFVVFYFVLLAPMRKQQKKTKEMLAQLKKGDRVMTSGGIYGTVAQVEDQIVWVKLADTLKVKMAKSAITSVVADSETGKDQGGAA encoded by the coding sequence ATGAATCCGATCTCTCTCCTGCAGGCCGCCCCGGCGGCCCCGTCGATGAAGGACGGCCTGCTCCAGATGGTCCCGTTCCTCCTCATCTTCGTCGTCTTCTACTTCGTCCTCCTCGCGCCGATGAGGAAGCAGCAGAAGAAGACGAAAGAGATGCTCGCCCAGCTGAAGAAGGGCGACCGGGTCATGACCTCGGGCGGCATCTACGGCACCGTCGCCCAGGTCGAGGACCAGATCGTCTGGGTGAAGCTCGCCGATACCCTCAAGGTGAAGATGGCCAAGAGCGCCATCACGAGCGTCGTCGCCGATTCGGAGACGGGGAAGGACCAGGGCGGGGCGGCCTGA
- a CDS encoding DNA repair exonuclease, whose amino-acid sequence MAPLVLLQSSDWHVGSPLSGRGLALTEEFRTTRREEVDAAPERLLSASREVRPDVVLLPGDLWDAENVPPALFRRLVEAFAALAPIPVFIAPGNHDFAGPGGYFDDAFLAALGLPAWPGNVTAFRAASWETRPVPGRDDTTVTGRAFLSPLLDAGRPLDPPPVRPPVRFALLMLHGSLESYRGPDAPNGAKRTAPFSKEELVGAGFSWAALGHHHRFEVVERPDGSAAGAYSGSPTGRGLDETGPRHFVKVTLDAEAQPNVETLVADCRQILDVALEAGGRDADGLREAALALLLEAGAAPGDVVRLTVRGRPAAGTRTTHSLADLKGLVAHLVLRDRTISEPEARADRSTAEGRFALDLEARLAAAPDARSRRVAELAYALGREALLGRLPVPPPAEDV is encoded by the coding sequence GTGGCGCCTCTCGTTCTCCTCCAGTCTTCCGACTGGCACGTCGGCTCGCCCCTTTCGGGGCGAGGCCTCGCGCTGACGGAGGAGTTTCGGACGACGCGCCGGGAAGAGGTCGACGCGGCGCCCGAGCGGCTCCTCTCGGCCTCTCGTGAAGTCCGGCCCGACGTCGTTCTCCTCCCGGGAGACCTCTGGGACGCCGAGAACGTGCCGCCCGCCCTCTTCCGCCGGCTCGTCGAGGCGTTCGCCGCCCTCGCCCCAATCCCGGTTTTCATCGCCCCCGGAAACCACGATTTCGCCGGGCCGGGAGGCTACTTCGACGACGCGTTTCTGGCTGCGCTGGGCCTCCCGGCGTGGCCGGGCAACGTGACGGCCTTCCGGGCAGCATCGTGGGAGACCCGGCCGGTGCCGGGGCGAGACGACACCACCGTGACCGGCAGGGCGTTCCTCTCGCCGCTCCTCGACGCCGGCCGTCCCCTCGACCCCCCGCCGGTCCGGCCGCCCGTCCGGTTCGCCCTCCTGATGCTCCACGGCTCGCTCGAGAGCTACCGCGGCCCGGATGCGCCGAACGGCGCGAAGAGAACCGCCCCCTTCTCGAAAGAGGAGCTCGTCGGGGCTGGTTTCTCCTGGGCGGCGCTCGGGCACCACCACCGTTTCGAGGTCGTCGAGCGCCCGGACGGGAGCGCGGCCGGTGCCTACAGCGGTTCACCAACGGGCCGGGGTCTCGACGAGACCGGTCCCCGGCACTTCGTGAAGGTGACGCTCGACGCCGAGGCGCAGCCGAACGTCGAGACGTTGGTGGCGGATTGCCGCCAGATCCTCGACGTCGCTCTCGAAGCGGGTGGGCGAGACGCCGACGGGCTTCGGGAGGCGGCGCTCGCGCTCCTGCTCGAGGCGGGTGCGGCACCGGGAGACGTCGTCCGCCTGACGGTCCGGGGCCGTCCGGCGGCGGGGACGCGCACGACCCACTCCCTGGCCGACCTGAAGGGGCTCGTGGCACACCTCGTCCTGCGGGACAGGACGATCAGCGAACCCGAGGCGCGCGCCGACCGCTCGACGGCAGAGGGGCGTTTCGCGCTCGATCTGGAAGCCCGGCTCGCCGCGGCGCCCGACGCCCGGTCGCGGCGCGTCGCCGAGCTGGCGTACGCGCTGGGCCGGGAAGCCCTGCTGGGACGGCTTCCCGTGCCGCCCCCGGCGGAGGACGTGTGA
- a CDS encoding AAA family ATPase, translating to MRIERLVVEGFGPLEGVDLSWGEGELLLVLEPNETGKSTLCEAIVAALYGLPKGRAAGGRSREARKPRSGAPSRLRLDVSTGSTGTGRYTVERDFDAGTLRVVDRDRGEDRTADFLRPGGRDAVGEKLTGLTEPLFRTTAYVGQNVLDGDALDASLTVELARIADSGGGEASVVRALRLIDAARARMPEATTGTQVSVETEIVRAGRRVEEKRAEAVRLARSREAAVEAAERLAALTSGRDAARRAAALAEVAVVESERRSLAAEMERRGTDGRRRLELEKEAERLGREADIFTPDALAAVDALRGARGARPEALGAARNALAAERKAAATEDRDRRRRAGGLAELPPEGRNRLRTLLDGAIEATRAAEAAEEALEAEWEELRREGLAEDLRRLDGLEPEDRDFVTSAEEDRQALELSGVQLDRRVADAGARASIAAGERQVLVRRARALVVGAALFVPLVALAFVKRGRFDDPLVLTLAVFASALALYGGVAWARGIGHRREDELRSREEEAAARLEAQEERRRLSDLRRRLEQVSRRVGFKDAAALVKAQRRARAAEERRQRLVEKRVRLHAANERLEAVERGLEPFRPALGLAKGLPPPDESRRLLQILADLEKADHAATAREEAAARDEARLKEEESELAGIEEKLFEQLARLQVPMGLSLAESLLFVEAGRAQAARRKAIVEIELPALSTAVSQGADVEIAERLGRLAAEVESRLGSIDATVHDLSVPHEPEEARRVAEAARQKVAQLEAEQQAAEKDLAQKAFEGGGKAREVEEQLAVAEAARERAILFRDALDVARDVLASAATTTYGDFRGGLARASREILAACRLPYEALEFGEDLSVSVVARGGRPVTRADLAASVSTGAREQLHLVARLAALRHLGTGPKGLPLLLDDPLVGTDDDRFRAVLGFLLEDLLVDRPALLVSCHVERHERWCASLPPALASRVRRVRLPGRAGTAAEGPTSAETGPELTPPPGGE from the coding sequence GTGAGGATCGAACGGCTCGTCGTCGAGGGATTCGGGCCGCTCGAAGGGGTCGATCTCTCGTGGGGAGAGGGCGAGCTCCTCCTCGTCCTCGAGCCGAACGAGACCGGGAAGTCGACCCTCTGCGAGGCGATCGTGGCCGCCCTCTACGGCCTGCCGAAAGGGCGGGCCGCGGGGGGGCGGTCGCGCGAGGCCCGCAAGCCCCGGAGCGGTGCTCCGAGCCGGCTTCGGCTCGACGTGTCGACCGGTTCGACGGGCACGGGCCGGTACACGGTCGAGCGGGACTTCGACGCCGGAACCCTGCGCGTCGTCGACCGGGACCGGGGCGAGGACCGGACGGCGGACTTCCTCCGGCCCGGGGGACGGGACGCCGTCGGCGAGAAGCTGACCGGCCTGACCGAGCCGCTCTTCCGGACGACGGCCTACGTCGGACAGAACGTTCTCGACGGTGACGCCCTCGACGCGTCACTCACGGTCGAGCTGGCCCGGATCGCCGATTCGGGGGGCGGCGAGGCCAGCGTCGTGAGGGCTCTTCGCCTCATCGACGCGGCACGCGCCCGGATGCCGGAAGCGACGACGGGCACCCAGGTCTCCGTGGAGACCGAGATCGTCCGGGCGGGACGCCGGGTCGAGGAGAAACGGGCCGAGGCGGTGCGGCTCGCCAGGTCGCGCGAGGCCGCCGTGGAGGCCGCAGAAAGGCTCGCGGCGCTGACGTCCGGGCGGGACGCGGCGCGCCGGGCCGCAGCGCTCGCCGAGGTCGCTGTCGTCGAGAGCGAGCGGCGGAGTCTCGCCGCCGAGATGGAACGCCGAGGGACCGACGGGCGGAGGCGGCTGGAGCTCGAGAAGGAAGCGGAGCGGCTCGGACGGGAGGCGGACATCTTCACCCCCGACGCGCTCGCCGCCGTCGACGCTCTCCGCGGGGCCCGCGGCGCCCGGCCGGAGGCGCTCGGGGCCGCCCGGAACGCCCTCGCCGCCGAGCGAAAGGCCGCAGCGACGGAGGACCGGGACCGCCGCCGTCGGGCGGGGGGCCTCGCCGAGCTGCCACCCGAGGGCCGGAACCGCCTCAGGACGCTCCTCGACGGCGCCATCGAGGCGACGCGGGCGGCGGAGGCCGCCGAGGAAGCGCTCGAAGCGGAGTGGGAGGAGCTTCGCCGCGAGGGTCTCGCAGAGGACCTGCGCCGGCTGGACGGGCTCGAGCCCGAGGATCGGGACTTCGTCACCTCCGCCGAGGAAGACCGGCAGGCCCTGGAGCTCTCCGGAGTACAGCTCGACCGCCGCGTCGCCGACGCCGGGGCCCGGGCCTCGATCGCCGCGGGCGAAAGGCAGGTCCTCGTCCGGAGGGCCCGGGCTCTCGTCGTGGGCGCAGCTCTCTTCGTACCTCTGGTCGCCCTGGCCTTCGTGAAGCGGGGGCGGTTCGACGACCCGCTCGTCCTGACCCTCGCGGTCTTCGCGTCGGCTCTTGCTCTTTACGGCGGGGTCGCGTGGGCGCGGGGGATCGGCCACCGGCGCGAGGACGAGCTGCGATCCCGCGAGGAGGAAGCGGCCGCACGGCTGGAGGCGCAGGAGGAACGGAGGCGGCTCTCGGACCTGAGGCGTCGTCTCGAGCAAGTCTCTCGAAGGGTGGGGTTCAAGGATGCCGCCGCGCTGGTCAAGGCCCAGCGGCGCGCCCGCGCGGCCGAGGAGAGGCGGCAGAGACTCGTGGAGAAACGGGTGCGGCTGCACGCGGCAAACGAGAGGCTCGAGGCCGTCGAACGCGGGCTGGAGCCGTTCCGCCCGGCCCTCGGCCTCGCCAAGGGCCTCCCGCCTCCGGACGAGTCGCGCCGGCTCCTGCAGATACTGGCGGACCTCGAGAAGGCGGACCACGCCGCCACGGCGCGCGAGGAGGCGGCGGCGCGCGACGAGGCGAGGCTGAAAGAGGAGGAGTCCGAGCTGGCCGGGATCGAGGAGAAGCTCTTCGAGCAGCTCGCCCGCCTGCAGGTGCCCATGGGACTCTCCCTCGCGGAATCCCTCCTCTTCGTCGAGGCGGGCCGGGCGCAGGCGGCGCGCCGGAAGGCGATCGTCGAGATCGAGCTTCCGGCCCTGTCGACGGCGGTCTCCCAGGGGGCCGACGTCGAGATCGCCGAGCGGCTCGGGCGTCTGGCGGCAGAAGTGGAGAGCCGCCTCGGGAGCATCGACGCCACGGTGCACGACCTGAGCGTCCCGCACGAGCCGGAGGAGGCCCGCAGGGTGGCCGAGGCCGCGAGGCAGAAGGTGGCACAGCTCGAAGCGGAGCAGCAGGCGGCCGAGAAGGACCTCGCGCAGAAGGCGTTCGAGGGGGGGGGCAAGGCCCGCGAGGTGGAGGAACAGCTCGCGGTAGCGGAGGCCGCCCGCGAGAGGGCCATCCTCTTCCGGGACGCGCTCGACGTGGCACGGGACGTCCTGGCGTCGGCGGCCACGACGACCTACGGCGACTTCCGCGGCGGGCTCGCCCGGGCCTCGAGGGAGATCCTCGCGGCCTGCCGCCTTCCGTACGAGGCGCTGGAGTTCGGGGAGGACCTCTCGGTGTCCGTGGTCGCTCGAGGAGGCCGGCCGGTGACCCGCGCGGACCTCGCCGCGTCGGTCTCGACCGGGGCCCGGGAGCAGCTCCACCTCGTGGCGCGGCTGGCCGCGCTCCGGCACCTCGGGACGGGTCCGAAAGGGCTCCCGCTGCTCCTGGACGATCCGCTCGTCGGGACGGACGACGACCGCTTCCGTGCCGTGCTCGGCTTTCTCCTCGAGGATCTCCTCGTCGACAGGCCGGCCCTGCTCGTGTCGTGCCACGTGGAGCGTCACGAGCGGTGGTGCGCGTCGCTGCCTCCCGCCCTCGCGTCGCGGGTGCGCCGGGTCCGGCTGCCGGGCCGCGCCGGCACGGCTGCGGAAGGGCCCACCTCGGCGGAGACCGGACCTGAATTGACGCCGCCGCCGGGCGGCGAATAG
- the secD gene encoding protein translocase subunit SecD translates to MKRPTGWRLAVTLVVLIGSIAAYVYRGREALKNSPTAPPNPGVADILKNGLKLGLDLRGGIHLVMQVKAEDALRAEASDAAEHLKTEAGKRGVAIGTLNPATGAGFTITMGEGISPAAVSDLVKTALSPTDWSSDQSGREMRVTFRDPARMEIEAQTLRQAVETIRNRVDALGVAEPSIQPQGDDRIVIQLPGVDDPARVKDIIGTTGLLELKLVDVKGGPYSSPEAAAAAYGGAIPANLELVEGNSEDTEARTRTTVFYVLDRAAAVTGRDLKNARVGQDKFNQPAVEFFLNAQGAEKFGRVTGDNIGRQLAIVLDKRVQSAPNIKGQITDNGIIEGNFTAERADALSLVLRSGALPAQLVILEERTVGPSLGLDSIKQGVLASIIGMVLVFVAVVVYYKLAGINAVLALTMNGIILLGAMAWINATLTLPGIAGFILTIGMAVDANVLIFERIREELDGGKGGKAAIDMGFKKALSAIIDSNLTTIAAAAFLFQFGTGPVKGFAVTLIIGLCASMFTAVFVSRLLFDLVYGSKEKVEAISI, encoded by the coding sequence GTGAAAAGGCCTACAGGCTGGCGTCTCGCCGTGACGCTGGTCGTCCTCATCGGATCCATCGCGGCCTACGTCTACAGGGGCCGCGAGGCCCTCAAGAACAGCCCCACCGCGCCCCCGAACCCCGGAGTCGCCGACATCCTGAAGAACGGCCTGAAGCTCGGGCTGGATCTCAGGGGCGGCATCCACCTGGTCATGCAGGTGAAGGCCGAGGACGCTCTCCGTGCCGAGGCTTCGGATGCCGCCGAGCACCTGAAGACGGAAGCGGGCAAGCGCGGAGTCGCCATCGGGACCTTGAACCCGGCCACGGGCGCCGGATTCACGATCACGATGGGCGAGGGAATCAGCCCCGCGGCGGTCTCCGACCTCGTCAAGACCGCCCTCTCGCCGACCGACTGGTCCTCCGACCAGAGCGGCCGCGAGATGCGCGTCACGTTCAGGGACCCGGCACGGATGGAGATCGAGGCCCAGACCCTGCGGCAGGCCGTCGAGACGATCCGCAACCGCGTGGACGCCCTCGGCGTCGCCGAGCCGTCGATCCAGCCGCAGGGCGACGACCGGATCGTCATCCAGCTTCCCGGTGTCGACGACCCGGCCCGCGTCAAGGACATCATCGGCACGACAGGCCTCCTCGAGCTGAAGCTCGTCGACGTCAAGGGTGGGCCCTACTCGTCTCCTGAAGCCGCTGCGGCGGCCTATGGCGGGGCGATCCCGGCCAACCTGGAGCTCGTCGAAGGGAACTCGGAGGACACCGAGGCCCGGACGCGCACGACCGTCTTCTACGTCCTCGACCGGGCCGCCGCCGTCACCGGCCGCGACCTGAAGAACGCCCGGGTCGGGCAGGACAAGTTCAACCAGCCGGCCGTCGAGTTCTTCCTGAATGCCCAGGGCGCCGAGAAGTTCGGCCGGGTCACCGGGGACAACATCGGGCGCCAGCTCGCGATCGTCCTCGACAAGCGGGTCCAGTCGGCCCCGAACATCAAGGGCCAGATCACCGACAACGGGATCATCGAGGGCAACTTCACGGCCGAGCGGGCCGACGCCCTCTCCCTCGTCCTCCGGTCCGGCGCCCTCCCCGCACAGCTCGTCATCCTCGAGGAGCGGACGGTCGGCCCGTCGCTCGGCCTCGACTCGATCAAGCAGGGCGTCCTCGCATCCATCATCGGGATGGTCCTCGTCTTCGTCGCGGTCGTCGTCTACTACAAGCTGGCGGGCATCAACGCGGTCCTCGCCCTGACGATGAACGGGATCATCCTGCTCGGCGCAATGGCCTGGATCAACGCCACGCTCACCCTCCCGGGGATCGCCGGCTTCATCCTGACGATCGGCATGGCGGTCGACGCGAACGTGCTGATCTTCGAGCGGATCCGCGAGGAGCTCGACGGGGGCAAGGGCGGAAAGGCGGCGATCGACATGGGCTTCAAGAAGGCCCTCAGCGCGATCATCGACTCGAACCTGACGACCATCGCGGCGGCGGCCTTCCTCTTCCAGTTCGGCACGGGCCCCGTGAAGGGCTTCGCCGTCACGCTCATCATCGGCCTCTGCGCCTCCATGTTCACCGCCGTTTTCGTCTCGCGCCTCCTCTTCGACCTCGTCTACGGGTCGAAGGAGAAGGTCGAGGCCATCTCGATCTGA
- the secF gene encoding protein translocase subunit SecF yields MMLISAESVGPAVGKDLRRKGTWAVVLSWGAILVYVWFRFRSVSYGTGVVVALVHDAWIALGLCAIFGVEISLTVVAAFLTLIGYSANDTVVIYDRIRENLEKPKKEPFALLVNRSINETLSRTFLTAFLTFLTVAALFFFGGEVIRGFAFVLFVGMFIGAYSTIFIAAPWVVNWETWKAKRAARHPASVPDATKPGKAVAKGR; encoded by the coding sequence GTGATGCTGATCAGCGCGGAATCGGTCGGGCCGGCCGTCGGGAAGGACCTCCGGAGGAAAGGGACCTGGGCGGTCGTCCTCTCCTGGGGCGCGATCCTCGTCTACGTCTGGTTCCGGTTCCGGTCCGTTTCCTACGGCACCGGGGTCGTCGTCGCGCTCGTCCACGACGCCTGGATCGCGCTCGGACTCTGCGCGATCTTCGGCGTGGAGATCTCGCTGACCGTGGTCGCCGCGTTCCTCACCCTCATCGGCTACTCGGCCAACGACACGGTCGTCATCTACGACCGGATCCGCGAGAACCTCGAGAAGCCGAAGAAGGAGCCCTTCGCGCTCCTGGTGAACCGGTCGATCAACGAGACGCTCTCGCGGACGTTCCTCACGGCGTTCCTGACGTTCCTCACCGTCGCCGCCCTCTTCTTCTTCGGCGGCGAGGTGATTCGCGGCTTCGCCTTCGTCCTCTTCGTCGGCATGTTCATCGGCGCCTACTCCACGATCTTCATCGCGGCTCCGTGGGTCGTGAACTGGGAGACCTGGAAGGCGAAGCGCGCCGCCCGGCACCCGGCCTCCGTGCCGGACGCGACGAAGCCGGGCAAGGCCGTAGCGAAGGGCCGCTGA
- a CDS encoding TerC/Alx family metal homeostasis membrane protein, which yields MTPVSLFPFAETWWVYGVFVLFVLGMLALDLGVFHRKAHAVGFREAAAWSVAWVFVAMCVGAVLYLWAAARFAADARLLAVPGFLPDAAARQVFLEYLTGYLVEKALSVDNIFVFVVLFNFFGVPAAYQHRVLYWGILGALVFRAIFIALGALLLQFHWVMYVFGAFLVVTGIKILFSPDKPVDPADNVVLKALKRWIPLTHDLHGPHLFAREGGRLLGTPLLLALVFIEVSDVVFAIDSVPAIFAITREPLVVFTSNICAILGLRALFFLLAGAVGKFHLLKYGLGSVLIFVGLKMAWLNEAFGGKFPIAWSLGIIAALLAASIGLSLVFPPREEREG from the coding sequence ATGACGCCCGTCTCCCTTTTCCCCTTCGCAGAGACCTGGTGGGTCTACGGCGTCTTCGTCCTCTTCGTTCTCGGGATGCTCGCCCTCGACCTGGGCGTCTTCCACCGCAAGGCCCACGCCGTGGGCTTCCGCGAGGCGGCCGCCTGGAGCGTCGCGTGGGTCTTCGTGGCGATGTGCGTCGGCGCGGTCCTCTACCTCTGGGCTGCGGCCCGCTTCGCGGCGGATGCACGCCTCCTGGCGGTTCCCGGGTTTCTCCCCGACGCGGCGGCGCGGCAGGTCTTCCTCGAGTACCTGACCGGGTACCTCGTCGAGAAGGCGCTCTCGGTCGACAACATCTTCGTCTTCGTCGTCCTCTTCAACTTCTTCGGCGTGCCCGCCGCGTACCAGCACCGCGTCCTCTACTGGGGAATCCTGGGCGCCCTCGTCTTCCGGGCGATCTTCATCGCGCTCGGGGCGCTCCTCCTCCAGTTCCACTGGGTGATGTACGTCTTCGGCGCGTTCCTCGTCGTCACGGGGATCAAGATCCTCTTCAGCCCCGACAAGCCGGTCGACCCCGCCGACAACGTCGTTCTGAAAGCGCTGAAGCGGTGGATCCCGCTCACGCACGATCTCCACGGTCCGCACCTCTTCGCCCGCGAGGGAGGACGCCTTCTCGGGACGCCGCTCCTCCTCGCGCTCGTCTTCATCGAGGTCTCCGACGTCGTCTTCGCGATCGATTCGGTTCCCGCGATCTTCGCGATCACCCGCGAGCCGCTCGTCGTCTTCACGTCGAACATCTGCGCGATCCTGGGCCTGCGCGCGCTCTTCTTCCTCCTGGCAGGCGCGGTCGGGAAGTTCCACCTGCTCAAGTACGGCCTCGGCTCCGTCCTGATCTTCGTCGGGCTGAAGATGGCCTGGCTGAACGAGGCCTTCGGCGGCAAGTTCCCGATCGCCTGGTCGCTCGGAATCATCGCCGCGCTCCTGGCGGCGTCCATCGGCCTCTCGCTCGTCTTCCCGCCGCGCGAGGAGCGCGAGGGCTGA